The Etheostoma cragini isolate CJK2018 chromosome 5, CSU_Ecrag_1.0, whole genome shotgun sequence genome contains a region encoding:
- the LOC117945078 gene encoding U5 small nuclear ribonucleoprotein 200 kDa helicase-like: MDINWSETPGTPPFIPFLSVSFCLCRRRKRDEDRHDINKMKGYTLLSEGIDEMVGIVYKPKTKETRETYEVLLSFIHAALGDQPRDILCGAADEVLAVLKNDKMRDKERRREVEQLLGPADDTRYHVLVNLGKKISDYGGDKDLQNMDDNIDETYGVNVQFESDEEEGDEDQFGEVRDEHSDEDSEGEEAGVGCALSANLGATGDVMTVKKKDLHPRDIDAFWLQRQLSRFYDDAIVSQKKADEVLEILKVRPTPRPRSLGAFNSMAPRQLLDLDDLAFTQGSHFMANKRCQLPDGSFRKQRKGYEEVHVPALKPKPFADDEVLVSIDKLPKYAQAGFEGFKTLNRIQSKLYKTTLETDENLLVCAPTGAGKTNVALMAMLREIGKHINLDGTINVDDFKIIYIAPMRSLVQEMVGSFSKRLASYGITVSELTGDHQLCKEEINATQIIVCTPEKWDIITRKGGERTYTQLVRLIIIDEIHLLHDDRGPVLESLVARTIRNVELTQEDVRLLGLSATLPNYEDVATCLRVDPAKGLFYFDNRYGTSTGTSLHQVLVFVHSRKETGKTARAVRDMCLEKDTLGLFLREGSASTEVLRTEAEQCKNLELKDLLPYGFAIHHAGMTRVDRTLVEDLFADRHIQVLVSTATLAWGVNLPAHTVIIKGTQVYSPEKGRWTELGALDILQMLGRAGRPQYDTKGEGILITSHGELQYYLSLLNQQLPIESQMVAKLPDMLNAEIVLGNVQNVKDAVNWLGYTYLYVRMLRNPTLYGVSHDDRASDPLLERRRTDLVHTAANVLDKNNLVKYDKRTGSFQVFTANRYPSDSASLRILRLHLRSAGRLMRAIFEIVLNRGWAQLTDKTMNLCKMIDKRMWQSMSPLRQFKKLPEEVIKKIEKKNFPFERLYDLNHNEIGELIRMPKMGKTIHKYVHQFPKLDLAVHLQPITRSTLKVELTVTPDFQWDDKIHGSSEAFWILVEDVDSEVILHHEYFLLKAKYAQDEHLVTFFVPVFEPLPPQYFIRVVSDRWLSCETQLPVSFRHLILPEKYPPPTELLDLQPLPVTALRNSAFEALYQNKFPFFNPIQTQGTQRETEHTNIQTQARFTDLDVQLQRNRPDVGVEVERGGGAAAEPVGHVFGVGQRRAERHDADGTLDLRGDVRLVHDEEADVLDVLPLFPAARQDVPFVGGADDNVPFAQELEIGAGFSRQKHHLLVQDVLELLGFNVSHTQTRLLSMAKPVYHAIMKHSPSKPAVVFVPSRRQTRLTAIDILTFCAADVVPQRFLHCTEKDLVPFLEKINDSTLKETLANGVGYLHEGLSATERRIVEQLFNSGAVQVVVSSRSLCWGINISAHLVIVMDTQYYNGKIHAYVDYPIYDVLQMVGKANRPMLDDEGRCVIMCQGSKKVETPPLFTSLPTTTSTTAELFSMSLNAKTKIRGLIEIISNAAEYKNIPIRHHEDLLLRQLAQKVPHKLNNPKFNDPHVKTNLLLQAHLSRMQLSAELQSDTEDILSKACATDPLAAGWNEQNKGPLIETCSCFRLASMAPMLACRVLPSIEVTMGYEKDDNTRWGNWPNTSMVQAVKSMGARHHVREPYISFNWSRYAC, encoded by the exons ATGGATATAAACTGGTCTGAGACGCCTG GGACGCCACCCTTCatcccttttctttctgtctcgtTTTGTCTGTGCAGGAGACGAAAGAGAGACGAGGACAGGCACGACATCAACAAGATGAAGGGCTACACCCTTCTGTCCGAGGGCATCGATGAGATGGTGGGCATCGTGTACAAGCCCAAAACCAAAGAAACCAGAGAGACGTACGAGGTGCTGCTGAGCTTCATCCACGCCGCGCTGGGAGATCAG CCGCGTGACATTCTGTGCGGAGCGGCTGATGAAGTGTTGGCCGTGTTGAAGAACGATAAAATGAGGGACAAGGAGCGGCGGCGGGAGGTGGAGCAGCTCCTCGGGCCGGCCGATGACACCCGCTACCACGTACTGGTCAACCTGGGCAAGAAGATCTCCGACTACGGGGGGGACAAGGACTTACAGAACATGG aTGACAACATCGACGAAACGTACGGCGTGAACGTCCAGTTTGAATCTGATGAGGAG GAGGGCGATGAAGACCAGTTCGGAGAAGTCCGAGACGAACACTCGGATGAAGACAGCGAAGGAGAAGAGGCCGGTGTGGGATGCGCTCTTTCAGCCAAC CTCGGGGCCACAGGCGACGTGATGACGGTGAAGAAGAAGGATCTTCATCCCCGAGACATCGACGCCTTCTGGCTGCAGCGTCAGCTCAGCCGTTTCTATGACGACGCCATCGTCTCCCAGAAGAAAGCCGACGAAGTCCTGGAAATCCTCAAGGTACGTCCGACGCCTCGGCCGCGTTCGCTTGGCGCGTTTAAC TCGATGGCCCCCAGACAGCTACTAGACCTGGACGACCTGGCCTTCACCCAAGGGAGCCATTTCATGGCTAACAAGCGTTGCCAGCTGCCGGACGGCTCATTCCGCAAACAGCGCAAAGGTTACGAAGAAGTCCACGTGCCCGCCCTCAAACCCAAGCCCTTCGCTGACGATGAG GTGCTCGTCTCCATCGACAAGCTGCCCAAATATGCGCAGGCTGGATTTGAAGGGTTCAAAACCCTGAACCGCATCCAGAGCAAGCTGTACAAGACGACCCTGGAGACCGACGAGAACCTGCTCGTGTGTGCGCCCACG GGAGCCGGTAAGACCAACGTGGCTCTGATGGCGATGCTGAGAGAGATCGGGAAGCACATCAACCTGGACGGCACCATCAACGTGGACGACTTCAAAATCATCTACATCGCCCCGATGCGTTCACTGGTGCAGGAGATGGTGGGAAGTTTCAGCAAG CGCTTGGCCAGTTACGGCATCACGGTCTCTGAGCTGACGGGGGACCACCAGCTCTGTAAAGAGGAGATCAACGCGACTCAAATCATCGTCTGCACCCCCGAGAAATGGGACATCATCACCCGGAAAGGGGGGGAGCGAACCTACACCCAGCTGGTCCGGCTCATCATCATC GATGAAATCCACCTCCTGCACGACGACCGAGGCCCGGTGCTGGAGTCTCTGGTGGCGAGGACGATCCGCAACGTGGAGCTGACCCAGGAGGACGTGCGTCTGCTGGGCCTCAGCGCCACGCTGCCCAACTACGAGGACGTGGCCACCTGCCTGCGCGTCGACCCCGCTAAGGGACTCTTCTACTTCGACAACAGGTACGGGACATCAACGGGAACGA GTCTCCACCAGGTGCTAGTTTTTGTCCACTCCAGGAAGGAGACGGGTAAAACGGCCCGGGCCGTGAGGGACATGTGTCTGGAGAAGGACACGCTGGGTCTGTTCCTCAGGGAGGGGTCGGCCTCCACCGAGGTGTTGAGAACTGAGGCGGAGCAGTGCAAG AACCTGGAGCTGAAGGACCTGCTGCCGTACGGCTTTGCGATCCACCACGCCGGTATGACCCGGGTGGACCGAACGCTGGTGGAGGATCTGTTCGCCGATCGCCACATCCAGGTTCTGGTGTCCACGGCTACTCTGGCCTGGGGGGTCAACCTGCCGGCTCACACCGTCATCATCAAGGGCACGCAGGTGTACAGCCCGGAGAAAGGCCGCTGGACCGAACTCGGAGCGCTGGACATCCTGCAG ATGCTGGGTCGAGCCGGCCGTCCTCAGTACGACACCAAGGGGGAGGGGATCCTGATCACGTCCCACGGAGAGCTGCAGTACTACCTGTCCCTGCTCAACCAGCAGCTGCCCATCGAGAGCCAGATGGTGGCCAAGCTGCCCGACATGCTCAACGCCGAGATCGTCCTGGGCAACGTGCAGAACGTCAAG GACGCCGTGAACTGGCTCGGCTACACCTACCTGTACGTGCGCATGCTCCGTAACCCCACCCTGTACGGCGTCTCCCACGACGACCGGGCCTCAGACCCGCTGCTGGAGCGGCGCCGGACGGACCTGGTGCACACGGCCGCCAACGTCCTGGACAAGAACAACCTGGTCAAATACGACAAGAGGACCGGCAGCTTCCAGGTGTTTACAGCCAACCGCTATCCTTCAGATTCTGCTTCTCTTAGAATACTGAGGCTTCACCTACGT AGTGCTGGCAGATTGATGCGGGCGATATTTGAGATCGTCCTGAACCGAGGCTGGGCTCAGCTGACCGACAAGACCATGAATCTCTGCAAGATGATCGACAAGAGGAT GTGGCAGTCGATGTCTCCGCTGAGACAGTTCAAGAAGCTTCCGGAAGAAGTCATCAAGAAGATCGAGAAGAAGAACTTCCCGTTTGAGCGTCTCTACGACCTCAACCACAACGAGATCG gtgAGCTGATCCGAATGCCCAAAATGGGGAAGACCATCCACAAATACGTCCATCAGTTCCCCAAACTGGACCTGGCGGTCCACCTGCAGCCAATCACGCGCTCCACGCTGAAAGTGGAGCTCACCGTCACGCCGGACTTCCAGTGGGACGACAAG ATCCACGGCTCCTCGGAGGCGTTCTGGATCCTGGTGGAGGACGTGGACAGCGAGGTCATCCTGCACCACGAGTACTTCCTGCTCAAAGCCAAGTACGCCCAGGACGAGCACCTGGTGACGTTCTTCGTGCCGGTGTTCGAGCCTCTGCCGCCGCAGTACTTCATCCGCGTGGTCTCCGACCGATGGCTCT CCTGTGAGACTCAGCTGCCGGTGTCCTTCCGGCACCTGATCCTCCCGGAGAAGTACCCGCCGccgacggagctgctggacctgcagCCGCTGCCCGTCACGGCTCTCAGGAACTCCGCCTTCGAGGCGCTCTACCAGAACAAGTTCCCCTTCTTCAACCCCATTCAGACTCAAGGTACCCAACGGGAAACGGAACATACT AACATTCAGACACAAG CCCGGTTCACAGACCTGGATGTGCAGCTCCAGAGGAACCGGCCTGACGTTGGGGTGGAAGTTGAACGTGGCGGTGGTGCTGCAGCCGAGCCAGTGGGCCACGTCTTTGGCGTTGGACAACGACGAGCTGAGCGCCACGATGCGGATGGGACGCTCGATCTGAGAGGAGAT GTGCGTCTCGTCCACGATGAAGAGGCTGACGTTCTGGACGTTCTTCCTCTGTTTCCAGCGGCGAGACAGGATGTCCCATTTGTCGGGGGTGCTGACGATAATGTCCCCTTTGCCCAGGAGCTTGAGATCGGTGCTGGTTTCTCCCGTCAGAAGCACCACCTTCTTGTTCAGGATGTCCTGGAACTTCTG GGCTTCAACGTGAGTCACACTCAGACCCGCCTGCTGTCCATGGCGAAGCCCGTCTACCACGCCATCATGAAGCACTCTCCCTCCAAGCCGGCCGTGGTGTTCGTGCCGTCCCGCAGACAGACGCGCCTCACGGCCATCGACATCCTCACCTTCTGCGCCGCGGACGTCGTTCCTCAGAG gTTCTTGCATTGCACCGAGAAGGACCTCGTTCCATTCCTGGAGAAGATCAACGACTCAACTCTGAAGGAGACTCTGGCCAACGGGGTCGGCTACCTGCACGAGGGTCTGTCTGCCACCGAGCGCAGGATCGTGGAGCAGCTCTTTAACTCGG GAGCTGTCCAGGTGGTGGTTTCCTCTCGGTCGCTCTGCTGGGGCATCAACATCTCCGCTCACCTCGTCATTGTCATGGACACCCAGTACTACAACGGCAAAATCCACGC atacGTGGACTATCCAATCTACGACGTCCTGCAGATGGTGGGCAAAGCCAACCGACCCATGCTGGATGACGAGGGCCGCTGCGTCATCATGTGTCAGGGCTCCAAGAAGGTGGAGACTCCTCCTTTGTTTAC ATCGCTGCCTACTACTACATCAACtaca GCAGAGTTGTTCAGCATGTCCCTGAACGCCAAGACCAAGATCCGGGGCTTAATCGAGATCATCTCCAACGCTGCCGAGTACAAAAACATTCCCATCAGGCACCACGAGGACCTACTTCTCCGACAG ttgGCGCAGAAAGTGCCGCACAAACTGAACAACCCGAAGTTCAACGACCCGCACGTGAAGACCAACCTGCTGCTGCAGGCGCACCTGTCCCGCATGCAGCTGAGCGCCGAGCTGCAGTCGGACACCGAGGACATCCTCAGCAAG GCGTGtg